From the Leptolyngbya sp. O-77 genome, one window contains:
- a CDS encoding serine/threonine-protein kinase, with amino-acid sequence MEVYCTRFGCPRPQNHFADLDDSSTLRTVQQKFCTTCGMPLLLQGRYIPQKLLGKGGFGAAFLARDRYTPAMRQCVVKQFQPSGDLSPNQLQVAQTLFQREAEVLEQLGSNHPQIPNLLAFFELEVPSLVPGRTDRFFYLVQEFIDGKDLEQELEQRGAFSESEVLEVLEEVLKVLDYVHANGSIHRDIKLSNIMRRRDGRLFLLDFGAVKQVTAAAVSTGGRASTGIYSMGFAPPEQMRGDQVYPATDLYALAVTCITLLTGKQPNELYDAYSNHWNWRSHLSTPVSDRLADVLNKMLLPTPSQRFQSAQEVREALRAVSPASHPGQPAHAGQGFPVTSAPLATGTGATSLQSAPAAQPAPVSSAPAASPPAAVSPSTPTVAPFSLMEFLGGALFTGFEGGLVAIALLSLLGTTIVSPVFWVPLLGIVIGLIFAQSRRWIERNDLLIIAGITLALVAFTPLRRGLAIIATPSLPNIFMLAIFAGLLAVFVGIVFRLVYLALSRIL; translated from the coding sequence ATGGAAGTTTATTGCACCCGTTTTGGCTGTCCCCGCCCACAAAATCACTTTGCCGATCTGGACGATTCATCAACCCTGCGGACAGTGCAGCAAAAGTTCTGCACCACTTGCGGGATGCCGTTGCTGTTGCAGGGGAGATACATCCCGCAAAAACTGCTGGGGAAGGGCGGCTTTGGGGCAGCGTTTTTGGCGCGCGATCGCTACACGCCCGCCATGCGCCAGTGTGTGGTGAAACAGTTTCAGCCGTCGGGCGACCTCAGCCCCAACCAGCTCCAGGTCGCGCAGACGCTATTCCAGCGCGAGGCGGAGGTGCTGGAGCAGCTAGGCAGCAACCATCCCCAAATTCCCAACTTGCTTGCCTTTTTTGAACTGGAAGTGCCCAGCCTGGTTCCAGGAAGGACGGATCGGTTCTTCTATCTGGTGCAGGAATTTATCGATGGCAAAGATTTAGAGCAAGAACTGGAACAACGGGGGGCGTTTTCGGAGTCTGAAGTGCTGGAGGTGTTAGAGGAAGTCCTCAAGGTGCTTGACTACGTTCACGCCAACGGCTCAATCCACCGCGATATCAAGCTGTCGAACATCATGCGGCGGCGGGATGGGCGGCTGTTTTTGCTGGACTTTGGCGCAGTGAAGCAGGTGACAGCGGCCGCAGTCAGCACAGGCGGCAGGGCTTCTACAGGGATTTACTCGATGGGATTTGCGCCGCCGGAGCAGATGCGGGGTGACCAGGTGTATCCGGCGACGGATTTGTATGCGCTGGCGGTGACCTGTATTACGCTGCTGACGGGCAAACAGCCCAACGAACTCTACGATGCCTATAGCAATCACTGGAACTGGCGATCGCACTTGTCTACACCGGTGAGCGATCGCCTAGCGGACGTACTGAACAAAATGCTGCTGCCCACGCCCAGCCAGCGATTTCAGTCGGCCCAGGAGGTGCGGGAGGCGCTGCGGGCAGTATCGCCAGCGTCCCATCCTGGGCAGCCCGCCCACGCTGGTCAGGGTTTCCCAGTTACCAGTGCGCCTTTGGCGACCGGGACGGGTGCAACGTCTCTGCAATCGGCCCCGGCCGCCCAACCTGCGCCTGTTTCCTCGGCACCTGCTGCGTCGCCGCCCGCCGCTGTTTCCCCTTCCACACCAACGGTTGCACCCTTTTCGCTAATGGAGTTTTTGGGTGGGGCGCTGTTTACGGGCTTTGAGGGCGGACTAGTGGCGATCGCCCTGCTTAGCTTGCTGGGGACGACGATTGTCAGTCCGGTGTTTTGGGTGCCGCTGTTGGGAATCGTGATAGGGCTGATTTTTGCCCAGTCGCGCCGCTGGATCGAGCGCAACGATTTATTAATCATTGCAGGCATCACCCTGGCGCTGGTGGCGTTTACACCCCTGAGGAGGGGGCTGGCGATCATTGCCACGCCATCGCTGCCCAATATTTTTATGTTGGCCATTTTTGCCGGACTGCTGGCCGTTTTCGTGGGAATTGTATTCAGACTCGTTTATCTGGCGCTGTCGCGCATCTTGTAG